The genomic region GGCGATGTGAACGACATCGCCAAGGCCGTGCGTTACCTGGTTTGCGACGCCGATTACGTCACCGGTCAGATTCTGGCCGTGGACGGGGGGCGTAGCCTATGACCGACAAGGGAAGGCGCCGCTGTTTGACTTTGCCGGGATCGAATGCTTGCCAATGGGCGCGATAGGTTTTGCCGGTCACGGGATGCCGTCGTTCCGGTGTGATTTCGTTCAAAGGTTCCAACACGAAAGCGTATCGCAGGATATCTTCCCGAGGCAGCTGCAACCGATCCGAATCGGGTTTCTCGAGGATCAGATCGCCGTAGAGGATCAGATCCAGGTCCAAGGTGCGGGAGGCGAATTTTCGGCTCTGGGGACCCCGTCCGTGGTTATGTTCGATTTCCTTCAGTTTTTCCAAGACCGCCGGACGGGACAACTCGGTGTCGAACCCCACCACCAGATTGTAAAAGGGCGGTCCTTCAAAACCCTCGGCCTCGCTTTCGTATACGCTGGATACGGACAGTGGACCGAAGGTTTCCTCCAGCTCCGCAAGCGCTTGCGGGATATGCTCTTCGCGCTCCAAGTTGCTGCCGATGCTGACGAAGGTTTTAGGCATCGGTTCGGCGACCCCGCTCGATGATGATTCCCACGTCGCTGGCGCCGCGGATAGCGCCTTTCTTGTTCAAGCAAAGCTTGACCCAGGGAACGGAAAATTCGTCAAGCACGATCCCGGTGATTTTTTCCGCCAGGGTTTCCACCAGGAAGAATTCGCTTTCTTCCACAAACGCGATGAGCCGCTTGGCGACCGATTTGTAATCCACTGTATGCTGGATATCGTCGGTGGCGGCCGCTTGACGAATGTCGGTGGCCATTTCCAAGTCTATAATCACGACTTGCTTGATTTCGCGTTCCCATTCGTAGATGCCGATGGTCGTCTCGATCTCGAGGCCGCGCAGAAATATAATGTCCATCTTGGTTGATTTTTAATTAAGGAATGGCAAAGATTGTCCGATCACTGTTCGAGTCTCGTTCAGTTGACCGTTTAGATTGACATAAGAAGAAGGGGGAAAGCAAGGTGTGGTCTTGGCTGTGGGTGCCTATGGGTTATGTGTTGGGTTCGATTTCCAGCGCGGTGATTGTATGTAAACTGTGGCGGCTGCCGGATCCGCGCACCATCGGTTCCGGCAATCCGGGCGCCACCAACGTGCTCAGGTTGGGCAACAAGCGCGCGGCCGCGGTGACCCTGTTGGGAGATGTGCTCAAGGGGTGGGTTCCGGTGGTGCTGGCCCAATGGCTGACCGGCGATCCCACCATCGCGGCGGCGGCCGGTCTGGCGGCGTTTCTGGGGCATCTCTACCCGGTGTTTTTCGGTTTTCAGGGGGGGAAGGGAGTGGCTACCGCTCTGGGGGTGTTTACCGGCATCCATTGGGGGGTGGGGTTGCTCTTGGCGGCTACCTGGTTGGCAATGGCCAAACTCACCAGGATCTCCTCCTTGTCGGCGCTCACCTCGTCGGCACTGGCACCCATCTACGTCCATTGGATCCTGCGTACTCCCTGGATCACCGCCATGGCGACAATCATTGCCGGCTGGTTGATCTGGCGACATCGGGATAATATTCGGCGGCTGCTTCAGGGAGAGGAAGGCCGGATCGGCGGGTAATCCGTTCATAAACGCTTGCCAGTTGAATTACCTTTGATGTAGGCTTGGTTTATCGATAGGACGGAAATTGGTTTTTAAATGCCTAATTAATCCTAAGAATAGGGAGGAACCGATGCGTATCCTGCGATCTCCGGTCATGATTTTGCTGAGTCTATTCGGGCTTTTGGGGAGTTCCTTTTTCGCTTTTGCTGCCCCTAACGATCCTGATGACCCCAATTACTATATTGTCACTCGACAGGATATGAGGCAGTGTCTCTATCCCAGTTGCGGTGGCTATTTTGTGAAAGCAGTGAATCGTGCTATGACGCTTTGTGCAAATGGTCAAAGGCGGGCTCAATGTCAGGTGTTTCACCTCGATATGGCGGCGCTCAATCTGACGGAGGAAGAAAAGGCGGAATACGACCATGCCTTCTCCCAAGAGGGGGGATTGGTGCGAGGCAAGCTCGTCGAACAAGCGGGTGCTGACGAACCAATTCCGGTGTTAGTCGCGGATGAATTATGGCTTGGTCAGGCTCAATCGGAATCGGTAGGGACTTTTTACAGTGTGATTGGAACCGGAATTGTCTGTATTACCAGCCCCTGCCCGTCATTCGAGGAGACTCGGCTCAATACTTCCGGTGTGAGTCAAAGGATATCGACGGTGAATCTCGCCGCCTCAGGCGCGAGTCAGGAGGAGCTTGACGAGGCGTATAGAGCGCTGGAATCGGGCATTCTGGTGGCAGGCGTGCATCGCACGGAGATCGGGCCGGGCGGGGTAGGGCTGGAACTGATTGCTAGCGAGTTCTATCTCCCTTTTCCTTCAGAGGAAGGGAAATCTTGCGTTGGCGAGAATTGCGATGTGGGTGAACCGTGCGGTGATAATATTTGCGGTGAGGGCGAGTATTGCTGTAATGCAAGCTGCGGGATCTGCGCTCCTTTGAACGGTGCGTGCATCCAGATGGTTTGCGAACAGTCAGAATCAGGGCCGCTTCCATTCAAAAACGGGCGATAGGACGTCGGCTCTGCGAGTCCTGGTTTTCTGCTATTTGACTGGCACTGCGTACCCCAATTAAACCACTATGGTGATGATGCTGTTGGTCATCGGCGGAAATTGATTAGGCTTTATCTGGGATAACTTTCGGCGGCAATTTCCGGGAGAGGAAACTCGGCTCGGCAAGCGATCGGCGGCAATTCCTCCAATGGCCAGCGGGCCTGGGCCTTGATTTCCCCTTTTTCCCTTTGTCCCGAAAGCAGCCGCAAGCAGCCGGCAAAAGCGATCATGGCGCCGTTGTCGGTGCAGAACTCGAGCCGGGGCAGGAACAACTGGGCGCCTTCATGAGCCGCCACTTCTCCCAGGCGCCGGCGCAGGGTCCGGTTGGCGCACACCCCGCCGGCGGCCACCAGACGCTTCAGGCCGGTCTGGCGCAAGGCCCGCCGGCACTTGATGGCGAGCGTATCGGCCACCGCTTCTTGGAAGGCGTAGGCGATGTCGGCCCGATCTTGGGAAGTGGCCGAAGTTTTGCCCAGGGTGTTCATGACAAAGGTCTTGAGACCGCTGAAGCTGAAATCCAGTCCCGGCCGGTCGGTCATGGGACGAGGAAAACGGAACCGTTCGGGATTCCCCTCCAACGCCACGCGTTCCAGGGCGGGCCCGCCGGGATAGCCCAATTCCAACATCTTGGCGACCTTGTCGAAGGCTTCTCCCACGGCATCGTCGATGGATTCTCCCAATAGCCGATAGGCACCCAGATCA from Methylohalobius crimeensis 10Ki harbors:
- the plsY gene encoding glycerol-3-phosphate 1-O-acyltransferase PlsY; this encodes MGYVLGSISSAVIVCKLWRLPDPRTIGSGNPGATNVLRLGNKRAAAVTLLGDVLKGWVPVVLAQWLTGDPTIAAAAGLAAFLGHLYPVFFGFQGGKGVATALGVFTGIHWGVGLLLAATWLAMAKLTRISSLSALTSSALAPIYVHWILRTPWITAMATIIAGWLIWRHRDNIRRLLQGEEGRIGG
- a CDS encoding DUF6748 domain-containing protein — protein: MRILRSPVMILLSLFGLLGSSFFAFAAPNDPDDPNYYIVTRQDMRQCLYPSCGGYFVKAVNRAMTLCANGQRRAQCQVFHLDMAALNLTEEEKAEYDHAFSQEGGLVRGKLVEQAGADEPIPVLVADELWLGQAQSESVGTFYSVIGTGIVCITSPCPSFEETRLNTSGVSQRISTVNLAASGASQEELDEAYRALESGILVAGVHRTEIGPGGVGLELIASEFYLPFPSEEGKSCVGENCDVGEPCGDNICGEGEYCCNASCGICAPLNGACIQMVCEQSESGPLPFKNGR
- the folB gene encoding dihydroneopterin aldolase; the protein is MDIIFLRGLEIETTIGIYEWEREIKQVVIIDLEMATDIRQAAATDDIQHTVDYKSVAKRLIAFVEESEFFLVETLAEKITGIVLDEFSVPWVKLCLNKKGAIRGASDVGIIIERGRRTDA
- the tsaD gene encoding tRNA (adenosine(37)-N6)-threonylcarbamoyltransferase complex transferase subunit TsaD, which codes for MYVLGLETSCDETGVAVYHARRGLLAHRLFSQIRLHAPYGGVVPELASRDHIRKLIPLIRQTLDDAGLTIRDLEGVAYTAGPGLIGALLVGASVGHSLARALNVPAIGVHHMEGHLLAPLLDNPELRPPFLALLISGGHTQLIQVDDLGAYRLLGESIDDAVGEAFDKVAKMLELGYPGGPALERVALEGNPERFRFPRPMTDRPGLDFSFSGLKTFVMNTLGKTSATSQDRADIAYAFQEAVADTLAIKCRRALRQTGLKRLVAAGGVCANRTLRRRLGEVAAHEGAQLFLPRLEFCTDNGAMIAFAGCLRLLSGQREKGEIKAQARWPLEELPPIACRAEFPLPEIAAESYPR
- the folK gene encoding 2-amino-4-hydroxy-6-hydroxymethyldihydropteridine diphosphokinase gives rise to the protein MPKTFVSIGSNLEREEHIPQALAELEETFGPLSVSSVYESEAEGFEGPPFYNLVVGFDTELSRPAVLEKLKEIEHNHGRGPQSRKFASRTLDLDLILYGDLILEKPDSDRLQLPREDILRYAFVLEPLNEITPERRHPVTGKTYRAHWQAFDPGKVKQRRLPLSVIGYAPRPRPESDR